Within Channa argus isolate prfri chromosome 4, Channa argus male v1.0, whole genome shotgun sequence, the genomic segment tcatatttaacaaaggcaaaggccatgaaaagaattttttttttctatagaaTAAAACAGACTATATAATGAACGGGAGAAAGAAACGAGAGTGATTCATCAGACACAAAGGGAAGTAGCTCTGCAAATGACACACAACACATAACACATGCAAGTGGGGGGTTgagccacacacaaaaaaaaaaaaatttctcaaGGCCTTTGAAGGCTATGTTTACAAAGCAACTGGTTTTGGAAAAAAGGGTGTGATGCAAGTGTGCAATAGGCCCCATTTTTTTCAGTGAGGATTCATACAGAAAATTGAGAAAGAAGCTAAAACACTTTGCTACTTTCCTGCATCCCTTATACACTTGGACCTTCACAATGACAATTTTCTATTTGGACTTAGGGTTTAAGGATGTGCGGTTGCATGAGGCCTGGCTTATTTTTGCTTTGAGCATATAAACTGGTAGACAAAGGCACATCACTGGATTTCAGTACCTTAAGTGCGAGGGCGTGCGCTGCCAGTACCTTGTGAGTGAGAGCGTGTTGTCGGAGATGGTGAATCTGGACAAACTCCATGCCGCACTCGGGGCAAACGTAGGGCCGCACATTCTGGTGCTTCATCAAGTGGTTTTGCAGCTGGCTGCGGTAAGCGAAGGATTTGTGGCACTCTGTGCACTGGTACATGGTGGGACCCTGATGGCTGGCCAGGTGGCGCTTCAGGTGTGCGTAGGTTGGGAACTCTAACCCGCATTGGGTGCAGACATGGCACTGCCCATTCTCGTGTTTGTTCTCGTGGGTCCGCAGTTCACTGGGGTAGGCGAAGCCACGGCCACAGAAGCGACAGCTGTAGGGTTTCACGTCTGAGTGCTGCAGCATGTGCCTCTTTAGGTGGCTGGTCTGTGTGAAAGCCTTCTCACAAACAGTGCACTTGTGAGGTCGGGTTCCCTGGTGGGTGAGCAGGTGAGTCTGTAGGTGGCTTGGCTGCTTGAAGAGCTTTCCACAGTGTAGACATTCATGGGGCTTAATTCCGTTATGGCCCAGAATATGAGTGACGAGGTTATATTTTGATGTATATGACTTTTCACACATGCGGCACTTCCAGCGCTTCAGACCCTCCCCCACATCTACACAGTAAGATTCGTCGATCTGTACATTAATGTCCAGCCGGTCGATTTGCATTCGCCTGGCAAGGCCCTCTGGGTCTGACCACAGCATGGCCTGTCCATTCTCCTCATACTCTCCTGGCACAGACATGTCAGCCGATTCATAGGAAACATCATTGGACTCATAATAGCGGTTCTCCAGTGGACTGCCATTCTCTCCACTTGTCTTGAGGTTTAgtgcctcctcctcttcttcctctactACTaactcctcttcttccttcctctctttttctctaccAGAGCTGTCTTTTTGttcctgttctgttttttcatctgtttgCAGCCTGGGTGTATCTCTCACACATGAGGGACAGTTTCCACAGGCCTGCTCCTCTTTCAAAGACCCTTGTTGGTTGACTGAATCGTGTGACTTGCCAGGACTATGCCTGCTGTTCATGTGGATACAGGATGGAGGGGTATCTGACTCAAGTCTTTCACCTTTAATCTGAGCATGTGGACTTGGTACTTTGTGTGTATGACCCTCCAATTCATCGTCGGTCCTGGGCCTCTTGGTCCTTCCACGGGGTCCGGGCCGTCTTCTTTCACTGCAGTGGGGCTGGGGCTCCGGCTCCCCAGCAGGCTCGGCAAGGTAGTCCCCATTGGCCCCTATCAGCTGGTCAGCATACTCATACTCCTCAGGTGGAGGAGGGGGGCACTCCCTGGGCTCTCCAGTGTAAAAGCCATTAGGAGCAATGGTGGCTCCAAAGATTTCATTCTGGGAGATGAGGCCAAGAACGGCTGCCTGAGCCAGAGATAGTACCACCACAGGCTCCGTCTGCGTGCCCACATCCACTTGGCCCTCAGTCATCTTGGGGTAGCCCCGCACCAAGCGactgctctcctcctcctggaagaaaacacattaaacatacaacataagtcggaagaaaaaaaacaagcaatgctcttttgtgtgtgcgtgtgcgcatgtgtgtgtgtgtgtgtggggggggggggttgttgtATTATTCCGTTGTTACAAAACCCGCCTTACACAATATTTCCTCATATAACCTCATTTCCCCATTGCAGCCCCATGATATTTGTAACCTTCCTATTAATTTAAACTGAAGATTGTGGGTTGCCATGATAATGAAATTATCATTAAATTTAGTTGTGTAGATTCAGTGTTTCCAATTGACACCACAAGCTATACCATCTTTCTTTCCCAGCACTGCAGGATGGTgttaaaataatgcatttcaGGGTTATACTGTAAAAGCTGCATTCGGACTACGCCTTGTTTCTTTGCTGTGAATCCACAGAAAATTAGATTGAGGAGATAAGGCAGATCTGTGTTAGCACCCCGCTTCCTTCCTTGACAGGctttagaataataaaaacacaacaagggATGCAGGTCCATTCAGGATGTTGACTTCCGTGGACTGTCCTCAGCACTTCCTGTGGGGTCCCGGGGCAGCCCGGCTGACCAAAGTCAGCTCATCGCTGGAGCGATCTGTCCCATTCATGAGGAGCAAAGCGCCTCCGCTCTACACAGACTTTTGCCGTAGCTGACTTCATAATGCCTGCCACACTGGGCTTCCTTAACAAGATGATATATGCCGGCAGGCAGTCTTATACCCATAACAGACATTCGATAGAGCTTCGGGCTCATTCTGTATTCCAGACTGATGCATATGACTCTCTAACATAATTGTATGGTTCGGAAGTGTTTCAGACCGACATGCACATGTTTACCCTGCTGCTTGTAAAAGTGGAATAGTGAAACTATGGGGAAGAAATTGTTGTATGACCAAACTGGCTCTTTGTGGTAAAGGAGAAGCAAGTATTGCAGGCCACTGGTTTCAGAATTTTTTCTCAGCATGAATCTCAGTGGTAGgaaaatgtatagagagaagcTCTGACCCTTAGTTTCTTTTCAGACTGCACACTTGTCCTCGCTCAGTGCTGCTTCCTTTTCTTACAAAATactgagagaagagaaaagagtgGATGAAGAAATAGGGGAAAAGGAAGAGGAGATAGAGCAAgaataaaggtgtgtgtgtttgtgtgtgtgtgtgtgtgtgtgtgtggagtgtgttGGGAGAGGGGAGTAGACCTGGATGCCCTGATAACCACGTCATTTATAATTACTGCTTTTAAAGTagtcagacagagacagactgtgtgtttgtgagaaagaaaaggaaagagactGGGTGTgtatttgaaagtgtgtgtgtgtatgtgtttgtgtgtgtgtgtgtgtgtgtgtgtgagtgagagaaaagagagggagggaggtatgGAGTGAAGGAGAAAGAGCTGTGGGCGGGGGAGGAGTGGagggagggagatggagagagaaatgagATGGAGGGCCTGAAAGATAAAgaaagaggggaggagagggaggggagggaaggGGAACGAGAGATTGAGTGAGCATGTGAGAgaagggaagagagaaaggaaaaggagagggagggggtgtgcgggaggtgtgtgtgtatggggggggggtgaagagagacagaaagacagagtgagtgagtgagtgagagagaaagaggggaaggagggagggagggaaggagggggagctgaagagagaagaaaaagcacagcaaaatgaaaggctgacaaaatgaaagagaaaaagacaaatgacaaggagacagagaaggtaGGGTAGTAATTGCAAGATTCCGTACTTTCACATTTAAAGTTGCAACTGAAAGACACCTAAGGACAAACAAttagagcagcagcagaaaacgTGCGGCAAAGAAGCACAACTCTTATCTTTTCTTAAAAGATGTTCCCATCACTGTTCtcatatgaatgtgaaaagtaaTCTCACATCCTCTcacgctcacacacagacaagagtGTAAATACCTCACTACCAAACTGCAAAACAAGTAGC encodes:
- the znf710a gene encoding zinc finger protein 710a isoform X2 gives rise to the protein MRSLKHLKHHSRNNVEEESSRLVRGYPKMTEGQVDVGTQTEPVVVLSLAQAAVLGLISQNEIFGATIAPNGFYTGEPRECPPPPPEEYEYADQLIGANGDYLAEPAGEPEPQPHCSERRRPGPRGRTKRPRTDDELEGHTHKVPSPHAQIKGERLESDTPPSCIHMNSRHSPGKSHDSVNQQGSLKEEQACGNCPSCVRDTPRLQTDEKTEQEQKDSSGREKERKEEEELVVEEEEEEALNLKTSGENGSPLENRYYESNDVSYESADMSVPGEYEENGQAMLWSDPEGLARRMQIDRLDINVQIDESYCVDVGEGLKRWKCRMCEKSYTSKYNLVTHILGHNGIKPHECLHCGKLFKQPSHLQTHLLTHQGTRPHKCTVCEKAFTQTSHLKRHMLQHSDVKPYSCRFCGRGFAYPSELRTHENKHENGQCHVCTQCGLEFPTYAHLKRHLASHQGPTMYQCTECHKSFAYRSQLQNHLMKHQNVRPYVCPECGMEFVQIHHLRQHALTHKGMKEFKCDVCSREFTLSANLKRHMLIHASVRPFQCHVCFKTFVQKQTLKTHMIVHLPVKPFKCKVCGKSFNRMYNLLGHMHLHAGSKPFKCPYCTSKFNLKGNLSRHMKVKHGIMEASIDGQEPPQDTEGQEDYEEESFEFSERENRANNNNTPDVAKLSQMEYYSTYGKGTGRFSTA
- the znf710a gene encoding zinc finger protein 710a isoform X3, which translates into the protein MTEGQVDVGTQTEPVVVLSLAQAAVLGLISQNEIFGATIAPNGFYTGEPRECPPPPPEEYEYADQLIGANGDYLAEPAGEPEPQPHCSERRRPGPRGRTKRPRTDDELEGHTHKVPSPHAQIKGERLESDTPPSCIHMNSRHSPGKSHDSVNQQGSLKEEQACGNCPSCVRDTPRLQTDEKTEQEQKDSSGREKERKEEEELVVEEEEEEALNLKTSGENGSPLENRYYESNDVSYESADMSVPGEYEENGQAMLWSDPEGLARRMQIDRLDINVQIDESYCVDVGEGLKRWKCRMCEKSYTSKYNLVTHILGHNGIKPHECLHCGKLFKQPSHLQTHLLTHQGTRPHKCTVCEKAFTQTSHLKRHMLQHSDVKPYSCRFCGRGFAYPSELRTHENKHENGQCHVCTQCGLEFPTYAHLKRHLASHQGPTMYQCTECHKSFAYRSQLQNHLMKHQNVRPYVCPECGMEFVQIHHLRQHALTHKVLAAHALALKGMKEFKCDVCSREFTLSANLKRHMLIHASVRPFQCHVCFKTFVQKQTLKTHMIVHLPVKPFKCKVCGKSFNRMYNLLGHMHLHAGSKPFKCPYCTSKFNLKGNLSRHMKVKHGIMEASIDGQEPPQDTEGQEDYEEESFEFSERENRANNNNTPDVAKLSQMEYYSTYGKGTGRFSTA
- the znf710a gene encoding zinc finger protein 710a isoform X1 — encoded protein: MRSLKHLKHHSRNNVEEESSRLVRGYPKMTEGQVDVGTQTEPVVVLSLAQAAVLGLISQNEIFGATIAPNGFYTGEPRECPPPPPEEYEYADQLIGANGDYLAEPAGEPEPQPHCSERRRPGPRGRTKRPRTDDELEGHTHKVPSPHAQIKGERLESDTPPSCIHMNSRHSPGKSHDSVNQQGSLKEEQACGNCPSCVRDTPRLQTDEKTEQEQKDSSGREKERKEEEELVVEEEEEEALNLKTSGENGSPLENRYYESNDVSYESADMSVPGEYEENGQAMLWSDPEGLARRMQIDRLDINVQIDESYCVDVGEGLKRWKCRMCEKSYTSKYNLVTHILGHNGIKPHECLHCGKLFKQPSHLQTHLLTHQGTRPHKCTVCEKAFTQTSHLKRHMLQHSDVKPYSCRFCGRGFAYPSELRTHENKHENGQCHVCTQCGLEFPTYAHLKRHLASHQGPTMYQCTECHKSFAYRSQLQNHLMKHQNVRPYVCPECGMEFVQIHHLRQHALTHKVLAAHALALKGMKEFKCDVCSREFTLSANLKRHMLIHASVRPFQCHVCFKTFVQKQTLKTHMIVHLPVKPFKCKVCGKSFNRMYNLLGHMHLHAGSKPFKCPYCTSKFNLKGNLSRHMKVKHGIMEASIDGQEPPQDTEGQEDYEEESFEFSERENRANNNNTPDVAKLSQMEYYSTYGKGTGRFSTA